A window from Rana temporaria chromosome 8, aRanTem1.1, whole genome shotgun sequence encodes these proteins:
- the LOC120910009 gene encoding zinc finger protein 260-like translates to MDIKVEFKEETNVRGDQSSTEATIIVEKEQSCLHVSTGTPSTETEHIFRWKVMENRETIKASDEQSVPNNLENHLTLSSDCNAEDNNFAQHPPGVDPNIENIHPKHNQENRSMDPSNTKPRSPGISPTVTSTGEKIFQCPQCDKCFGFKHRLVRHLMVHTGERPYICSDCGKSYARKLDLLIHAKIHTGERPFTCTVCGKGFVEKRRLSEHERVHTGEKPFLCTVCGRGFGEKKRLIEHERLHTGERPFSCTVCGKGFGEKRRLIEHERLHTGEKPFSCTVCGEGFRGKKWLVEHERLHTGETPFKCSECGKEFRTRGVLNLHRQSHAHGQPYSCAQCGKRFKYSISLSRHKKLHAQDNARCHTGKKVFQCPDCEKSFLWNADLVNHQRVHTGEKPFPCSLCKKCFSSKSILEDHIKVHTGERPFCCTACGKRFTQKGALNQHMKSHTGEKPFSCSECGKSYLQKGSLDYHMKCHTGEKPFSCERCGKGFILQQQRLRHQKNCTGEGPTPTSECETSNSEIAVQQKGQEKVKSEQKKGRTEEKRYPCLICEKSFKWKNHLVTHQRVHTGEKPFSCPECGRCFSIKRNLDDHIKVHSSVKPFACEVCGKGYIQHRHLLTHMTSHTGERPFSCSECGKSYNRKDRLVKHQKTEGHQWQINNYGSKSFSVQEQENETEGSL, encoded by the exons ATGGATATAAAAGTTGAGTTTAAAGAAGAaacaaatgtgaggggtgatcAGTCATCTACGGAGGCAACAATTATTGTAGAAAAGGAGCAATCTTGTTTACATGTCAGCACAGGTACTCCGAGTACAGAAACGGAACATATTTTCAGATGGAAAGTGATGGAGAATCGGGAGACCATTAAAGCATCCG ATGAACAAAGTGTCCCGAACAACTTGGAGAATCACCTTACTTTATCTTCCGACTGTAATGCAGAAGACAATAACTTTGCCCAACATCCTCCAGGAGTAGATCCTAATATTGAAAATATACATCCAAAACACAACCAGGAGAACAGATCAATGGATCCCTCAAACACCAAACCACGTTCTCCTGGAATATCACCTACTGTTACAAGCACCGGTGAGAAGATATTTCAGTGTCCCCAATGTGACAAATGTTTTGGCTTTAAGCACAGACTTGTAAGACATCTCATGGTGCACACCGGAGAGCGACCCTATATATGTTCAGACTGCGGGAAATCTTATGCACGGAAATTGGACCTTCTCATACATGCCAAAATTCACACCGGTGAGAGGCCTTTTACCTGTACGGTGTGTGGGAAAGGTTTTGTAGAGAAAAGACGACTTAGCGAACACGAGAGAGTGCACACCGGTGAGAAACCATTCTTATGTACAGTCTGTGGAAGGGGTTTTGGAGAAAAAAAGCGCCTCATTGAACACGAGCGGCTGCACACCGGTGAAAGGCCGTTTTCCTGTACGGTGTGTGGGAAAGGGTTTGGAGAGAAAAGGCGGCTTATCGAACACGAGCGACTGCACACCGGTGAGAAACCATTTTCCTGTACGGTCTGCGGGGAGGGCTTTAGAGGGAAAAAGTGGCTGGTCGAACACGAGCGACTGCACACCGGTGAAACGCCTTTTAAGTGTTCCGAATGCGGGAAGGAATTTAGAACCAGAGGCGTTCTAAACCTACATCGGCAATCGCATGCGCATGGGCAGCCGTATTCCTGTGCGCAATGCGGAAAACGCTTTAAATATAGCATCAGCCTTAGCCGACACAAGAAACTTCATGCACAAGATA ATGCGAGATGCCACACGGGAAAGAAGGTCTTCCAATGTCCGGACTGTGAGAAATCCTTCTTATGGAATGCGGACCTTGTTAACCACCAGAGAGTTCACACCGGTGAGAAGCCCTTCCCTTGTTCTCTATGTAAAAAATGTTTCTCATCTAAAAGCATCCTTGAGGACCATATAAAAGTCCACACCGGTGAGAGGCCGTTTTGCTGCACAGCATGCGGGAAACGTTTCACTCAGAAAGGAGCCCTCAACCAGCATATGAAAAGCCACACCGGCGAGAAGCCGTTTTCGTGTTCCGAGTGTGGCAAGTCCTACTTGCAGAAAGGAAGCCTCGACTACCACATGAAATGCCACACCGGTGAGAAGCCGTTTTCTTGCGAAAGGTGCGGTAAAGGTTTCATATTACAACAACAACGTCTCAGACACCAGAAAAACTGTACGGGCGAGGGTCCGACTCCAACTTCAGAGTGCGAGACGTCAAATTCTGAGATTGCTGTACAACAAAAAGGTCAGGAGAAGGTAAAATCTGAACAGAAAAAAGGTCGGACGGAAGAGAAGAGGTATCCATGCCTAATATGCGAGAAATCGTTCAAATGGAAAAACCACCTTGTTACCCACCAGAGAGTTCACACCGGAGAGAAGCCCttttcttgtcctgagtgcggcAGATGTTTCTCCATTAAAAGAAACCTGGATGACCATATAAAAGTGCACAGCAGCGTGAAGCCGTTTGCCTGTGAAGTGTGTGGGAAAGGGTACATACAACACCGGCACCTTCTTACACACATGACAAGCCACACAGGCGAGAGGccattttcatgttcagagtgcgggaagagTTACAACCGAAAAGACCGTCTAGTTAAGCATCAGAAGACAGAGGGTCACCAATGGCAGATAAACAATTATGGAAGCAAATCTTTTTCTGTCCAGGAACAGGAAAATGAAACTGAGGGGAGCTTATAG
- the LOC120910570 gene encoding oocyte zinc finger protein XlCOF22-like, with the protein MKCHTGEKPFCCEKCGKLFMVQQQLLKHQSCEGKCEKSKPGLLGEQKGHIKEKRFPCLLCEKSFKRRDRLVTHQRVHTGEKPFSCPECGRCFSIKRNLDDHIKMHSSVKPFTCEVCGKGYIQHRHLLTHMTSHTDERPFSCSECGKSYNRKDRLVKHQKTEGHQWQIHKYGSEYFSV; encoded by the coding sequence ATGAAATGCCACACCGGCGAGAAGCCGTTTTGCTGCGAAAAGTGCGGAAAACTTTTTATGGTGCAACAGCAACTTCTCAAACACCAGAGTTGTGAAGGTAAGTGTGAGAAGTCAAAACCTGGACTCCTTGGAGAGCAAAAAGGTCACATCAAAGAGAAGAGGTTTCCATGTTTATTATGTGAGAAATCCTTTAAACGGAGAGACCGCCTTGTTACCCACCAGAGAGTTCACACCGGAGAGAAGCCCttttcttgtcctgagtgcggcAGATGTTTCTCCATTAAAAGAAACCTGGATGACCATATAAAAATGCACAGCAGCGTGAAGCCGTTTACCTGCGAAGTGTGTGGGAAAGGGTACATACAGCACCGGCACCTTCTTACACACATGACAAGCCACACAGACGAGAGGccattttcatgttcagagtgcgggaagagTTACAACCGAAAAGACCGGCTAGTCAAGCATCAGAAGACAGAGGGTCACCAATGGCAGATACACAAATATGGAAGCGAATATTTTTCTGTCTAG
- the LOC120910158 gene encoding gastrula zinc finger protein XlCGF7.1-like isoform X2 — protein MDPVKCKPPGISPTVTSTGEEIFPCPQCDKCFGFKHRLVRHLMVHTGERPYICSDCGKSYARKLDLLTHAKIHTDERPFSCTVCGKGFIDKKRLIEHERVHTDERPFLCTVCGKSFRGQKWLIEHERLHTGERPFSCAVCGKGFGEKRRLVEHERLHTGEKPFSCTVCGEGFRGKKRLIEHGRLHTGETPFKCSDCGKEFRTRGVLNLHRQSHASGQPYSCAQCGKRFKYSISLSRHKKLHAQDNARCHTGKKVFQCPDCEKSFLWNADLVNHQRVHTGEKPFPCSLCDKRFSYKAILEDHIKVHTGERPFSVQSAGNVSFRKEPSTSI, from the exons ATGGATCCCGTTAAGTGCAAACCTCCTGGAATATCACCTACTGTCACAAGCACCGGTGAGGAGATATTTCCGTGTCCCCAATGTGACAAATGTTTTGGCTTTAAGCACAGACTTGTAAGACATCTCATGGTGCACACCGGAGAGCGGCCCTATATATGTTCAGACTGCGGGAAATCTTATGCACGGAAATTGGACCTTCTCACCCATGCCAAAATTCACACCGACGAGAGGCCCTTTTCATGTACGGTCTGTGGAAAAGGCTTTATAGATAAAAAGCGGCTTATTGAACACGAGCGAGTGCACACTGACGAGAGGCCATTTTTGTGTACAGTCTGCGGGAAGAGTTTTAGAGGACAAAAGTGGCTGATTGAACACGAGCGACTTCACACCGGTGAAAGACCTTTTTCCTGTGCGGTGTGCGGAAAAGGTTTTGGAGAGAAAAGGCGGCTTGTCGAACACGAGCGGCTGCACACCGGTGAGAAACCGTTTTCCTGTACGGTCTGCGGGGAGGGCTTTAGAGGAAAAAAGAGGCTGATTGAACACGGGCGACTGCACACCGGTGAAACGCCTTTTAAGTGTTCCGATTGCGGGAAGGAATTTAGAACCAGAGGCGTTCTAAACCTACATCGGCAATCGCATGCGAGCGGGCAGCCGTATTCCTGTGCGCAATGCGGAAAACGCTTTAAATATAGCATCAGCCTTAGCCGACACAAGAAACTTCATGCACAAGATA ATGCGAGATGCCACACGGGAAAGAAGGTCTTCCAATGTCCGGACTGTGAGAAATCCTTCTTATGGAATGCGGACCTTGTTAACCACCAGAGAGTTCACACCGGTGAGAAGCCCTTCCCTTGTTCTCTATGTGACAAACGTTTCTCCTATAAAGCCATCCTAGAGGACCATATAAAAGTCCACACCGGTGAGAGGCCATTTTCTGTACAGAGTGCGGGAAACGTTTCATTCAGAAAAGAGCCCTCAACCAGCATATGA
- the LOC120910158 gene encoding gastrula zinc finger protein XlCGF8.2DB-like isoform X1, producing MDPVKCKPPGISPTVTSTGEEIFPCPQCDKCFGFKHRLVRHLMVHTGERPYICSDCGKSYARKLDLLTHAKIHTDERPFSCTVCGKGFIDKKRLIEHERVHTDERPFLCTVCGKSFRGQKWLIEHERLHTGERPFSCAVCGKGFGEKRRLVEHERLHTGEKPFSCTVCGEGFRGKKRLIEHGRLHTGETPFKCSDCGKEFRTRGVLNLHRQSHASGQPYSCAQCGKRFKYSISLSRHKKLHAQDNSLSCSECGKSFTTKYELRVHARCHTGKKVFQCPDCEKSFLWNADLVNHQRVHTGEKPFPCSLCDKRFSYKAILEDHIKVHTGERPFSVQSAGNVSFRKEPSTSI from the coding sequence ATGGATCCCGTTAAGTGCAAACCTCCTGGAATATCACCTACTGTCACAAGCACCGGTGAGGAGATATTTCCGTGTCCCCAATGTGACAAATGTTTTGGCTTTAAGCACAGACTTGTAAGACATCTCATGGTGCACACCGGAGAGCGGCCCTATATATGTTCAGACTGCGGGAAATCTTATGCACGGAAATTGGACCTTCTCACCCATGCCAAAATTCACACCGACGAGAGGCCCTTTTCATGTACGGTCTGTGGAAAAGGCTTTATAGATAAAAAGCGGCTTATTGAACACGAGCGAGTGCACACTGACGAGAGGCCATTTTTGTGTACAGTCTGCGGGAAGAGTTTTAGAGGACAAAAGTGGCTGATTGAACACGAGCGACTTCACACCGGTGAAAGACCTTTTTCCTGTGCGGTGTGCGGAAAAGGTTTTGGAGAGAAAAGGCGGCTTGTCGAACACGAGCGGCTGCACACCGGTGAGAAACCGTTTTCCTGTACGGTCTGCGGGGAGGGCTTTAGAGGAAAAAAGAGGCTGATTGAACACGGGCGACTGCACACCGGTGAAACGCCTTTTAAGTGTTCCGATTGCGGGAAGGAATTTAGAACCAGAGGCGTTCTAAACCTACATCGGCAATCGCATGCGAGCGGGCAGCCGTATTCCTGTGCGCAATGCGGAAAACGCTTTAAATATAGCATCAGCCTTAGCCGACACAAGAAACTTCATGCACAAGATAATTCCTTGTCCTGctcggagtgcgggaaatcttttacAACCAAATACGAACTTCGTGTTCATGCGAGATGCCACACGGGAAAGAAGGTCTTCCAATGTCCGGACTGTGAGAAATCCTTCTTATGGAATGCGGACCTTGTTAACCACCAGAGAGTTCACACCGGTGAGAAGCCCTTCCCTTGTTCTCTATGTGACAAACGTTTCTCCTATAAAGCCATCCTAGAGGACCATATAAAAGTCCACACCGGTGAGAGGCCATTTTCTGTACAGAGTGCGGGAAACGTTTCATTCAGAAAAGAGCCCTCAACCAGCATATGA
- the LOC120910029 gene encoding oocyte zinc finger protein XlCOF6-like encodes MNVEVKKEEETYVKGDQQFTKDIEMVVIKEEESSLGIGTDEHDVQNISEFHPNPSSLINEQNLDVYERENTVEFVFSCSKCRKCFKSRKDLVEHQICHSKEQMVDSGELPYSCSECRKSFRRHCELRSHLRAHRKKRSCSECEKTFFTKKQLFRHQRVHTGGETFPCSECGKRFMLKYRLFRHEQCHEGKQALVHGGERPYSCSECGKSFGRKCDLHTHQKSHTEKWSCSECEKSFITKRELVIHQRTHTGENFSCSQCGKCFGNKYGLNAHQKVHMKNWSCSECDRTFITKLQLDKHQIVHTGEKPFSCTECSKCFFCKASLKKHMKIHTHEKQFSCPECGKCFLFRKSLLVHQSTHIGEPPYSCPKCKKSFDSKSEFALHQTAHTGAKTYSCSECDQSFLRKSQLVIHQRHHTGEKPFVCPECGKGFAYKAPLRSHLKIHTGETLLSCPECGKKVCGRKFLLIHQRIHTGERPFSCPECDKSFKAKFHLTLHKKIHIGERKFTCSECEKSFLTKSHLMTHKKTHSDERPFLCSVCGKGFKQKGNLDTHHKLHVGEKPFLCSECGKGFKQNSELVRHQKSHMSERPFSCSECGMRFKRKEFLVRHQRAQGH; translated from the exons ATGAACGTTGAGGTTAAAAAGGAAGAAGAGACATATGTAAAGGGTGATCAACAGTTTACCAAAGATATTGAGATGGTTGTGATTAAAGAAGAGGAATCTTCCCTAGGTATTGGCACCG atgaACATGATGTCCAGAACATTTCCGAGTTCCATCCCAACCCATCATCCCTTATTAATGAACAAAATCTGGATGTATATGAAAGGGAGAACACAGTGGAGTTTGTATTTTCCTGTTccaagtgcaggaaatgttttaagtCAAGAAAGGACCTAGTGGAACATCAAATATGCCACAGCAAAGAACAGATGGTTGACAGTGGAGAGCttccctattcatgttcagagtgccggAAATCTTTTAGAAGACATTGCGAGCTTCGTTCACATCTAAGAGCTCACAGGAAAAAGAGGTCTTGCTCAGAATGTGAGAAAACCTTCTTCACCAAAAAGCAACTCTTTCGACACCAGAGAGTTCACACCGGTGGGGAGACCTTTCCATGCTCTGAGTGTGGCAAACGTTTCATGTTGAAATATCGACTTTTTAGACACGAACAATGCCACGAAGGAAAACAGGCCTTAGTTCACGGCGGCGAGCGGCCCTATTCGTGTTCCGAATGCGGAAAATCTTTTGGAAGAAAATGCGACCTTCATACGCATCAAAAATCTCACACGGAAAAGTGGTCCTGCTCCGAATGCGAGAAATCCTTCATAACAAAAAGGGAACTTGTGATACACCAGAGAACTCACACCGGTGAGAACTTTTCCTGTTCtcagtgcgggaagtgttttggAAACAAATACGGACTTAATGCACATCAGAAGGTCCACATGAAGAACTGGTCTTGCTCAGAATGTGATAGAACCTTCATAACGAAATTACAACTCGATAAACACCAAATCGTTCACACCGGCGAGAAGCCCTTTTCGTGTACCGAGTGCAGCAAGTGTTTCTTCTGTAAAGCAAGCCTCAAGAAACACATGAAGATCCACACTCACgagaagcagttttcctgtccggagtgtgggaaatgtttcctgTTTCGAAAATCTCTTCTTGTCCACCAGAGCACTCACATTGGCGAGCCTCCCTACTCGTGTCCAAAGTGCAAGAAGTCGTTTGATTCCAAATCTGAATTCGCACTACATCAGACGGCTCACACCGGGGCAAAGACCTATTCGTGCTCCGAGTGCGACCAATCGTTCCTCCGTAAATCGCAGCTTGTTATTCACCAGAGACACCATACCGGCGAGAAGCCGTTTGTTTGTCCCGAGTGCGGCAAAGGCTTTGCGTACAAAGCCCCCCTCAGATCCCATTTGAAGATCCACACTGGCGAGACGTTACTTTCCTGTCCGGAGtgcgggaaaaaagtgtgcgggaGGAAATTTCTTCTCatccaccagagaattcacacgggcgagcgtccTTTTTCGTGCCCCGAGTGCGACAAGTCCTTCAAGGCCAAGTTCCACCTCACTCTACACAAAAAGATACACATCGGAGAGAGGAAGTTCACTTGTTCGGAGTGCGAGAAATCCTTCTTGACGAAATCGCATCTTATGACGCACAAGAAGACTCACAGCGATGAAAGGCCCTTCTTGTGCTCCGTGTGCGGCAAAGGCTTTAAGCAAAAAGGGAACCTCGATACCCATCATAAGCTCCACGTTGGAGAGAAGCCGTTtttatgttcagagtgtgggaaaggtTTTAAACAGAACTCGGAACTTGTTAGGCACCAGAAGAGTCACATGAGCGAGCGTCCTTTTTCGTGTTCGGAGTGCGGGATGCGGTTCAAGCGGAAAGAGTTTCTAGTTAGACATCAGAGGGCGCAGGGACACTGA